The following coding sequences lie in one Sedimentibacter sp. MB35-C1 genomic window:
- the argS gene encoding arginine--tRNA ligase, protein MDFKVRAAELFTSIENELSVDEALAMIEIPPSQDMGDYAVPCFKFAKKYRKSPAIIASEIAGKINSTEEFEKIESAGPYVNFFVDKKHFAEKILKLVYEEKENYGSTNVGEGKNVIVEFSSPNIAKPFHIGHIRTTIIGNSIYKVYKYLGYNTITINHLGDYGTQFGMLISAYKKWGTPEVVEAIENDPIKELLKLYVRYNQEIEAHPEYRDEARYWFKELENGNEEAKKLWTWFREVSLKEFNRVYNMLNIKFDSYAGESFYSDKMQAVLDELEEKGLLKDSEGAKIVELQQYGLTDAVIQKSDGSTLYVTRDIAAAMYRKKTYDFYKNIYVVGAPQKLHFEQWKKIIEIMGYDWPEDCVHVMFGTVSLEDGALATRKGRVVFLEDVLNKAIEKTMDIINERNSDLENKEEVAKQVGIGAVIFQELFNNRIKDYTFSWEKTLSFEGETGPYVQYTYARTCSVLRKSETQINDDVDYSILTDKEAFNVIRKLEGFKAAVLSSHDKYEPFFITRYIVGLAQEFNRFYHDNPIITDDIEVKKARLLLTKSVNTVLKKGMELLGMETPERM, encoded by the coding sequence ATGGATTTTAAAGTTAGAGCAGCTGAATTGTTTACATCTATAGAAAATGAACTGTCTGTGGACGAAGCTCTTGCAATGATTGAGATACCGCCAAGCCAGGATATGGGAGACTATGCTGTGCCATGTTTTAAATTTGCAAAGAAATACAGAAAATCTCCTGCAATTATTGCTTCTGAAATCGCAGGCAAAATAAATTCAACAGAAGAGTTTGAAAAAATTGAAAGCGCTGGTCCCTACGTTAATTTTTTCGTAGATAAAAAACATTTTGCCGAAAAAATATTAAAGCTTGTGTATGAGGAAAAAGAAAATTACGGAAGTACAAACGTAGGAGAAGGGAAAAATGTCATTGTTGAATTTTCTTCTCCAAATATAGCCAAACCGTTTCACATCGGCCATATAAGGACTACAATAATAGGAAACTCTATTTATAAGGTTTATAAATATTTAGGATACAATACAATTACAATTAACCATTTAGGAGACTATGGCACTCAATTCGGAATGCTGATATCAGCATATAAAAAATGGGGAACTCCTGAAGTGGTAGAAGCAATTGAGAATGACCCGATAAAAGAGCTTTTAAAGCTTTATGTAAGATACAATCAGGAAATAGAGGCACATCCTGAATATAGAGATGAAGCAAGGTATTGGTTTAAAGAGCTGGAGAACGGAAACGAGGAGGCGAAAAAACTCTGGACATGGTTCAGAGAGGTTAGCCTTAAGGAGTTCAACAGAGTTTATAACATGCTGAATATCAAGTTTGATTCATATGCAGGTGAAAGTTTCTATTCGGATAAGATGCAGGCAGTATTGGATGAGCTTGAAGAAAAAGGGCTTTTAAAAGATTCAGAAGGAGCTAAAATAGTAGAGCTTCAGCAATATGGATTGACTGATGCAGTAATACAAAAAAGTGATGGATCAACCCTTTATGTTACAAGGGATATTGCAGCTGCAATGTACAGAAAGAAGACTTACGATTTTTATAAAAATATATATGTAGTTGGAGCACCTCAAAAGCTGCACTTCGAACAATGGAAAAAAATTATTGAAATAATGGGATACGACTGGCCAGAAGATTGTGTGCATGTAATGTTCGGCACAGTAAGCCTAGAGGATGGTGCGCTTGCAACTCGTAAGGGACGCGTGGTTTTCCTGGAAGATGTATTAAATAAGGCAATTGAAAAAACAATGGACATAATAAATGAAAGAAATTCAGATCTGGAAAACAAGGAAGAGGTTGCAAAGCAGGTTGGAATTGGAGCGGTAATATTCCAAGAGTTATTTAATAACAGAATAAAGGATTATACGTTCTCATGGGAAAAAACACTGAGCTTTGAGGGAGAAACAGGACCATATGTACAGTACACATATGCGAGAACATGCAGTGTTCTTCGCAAGAGTGAAACACAAATTAATGATGATGTGGATTACTCTATTTTAACCGACAAGGAAGCCTTCAATGTAATCAGAAAGCTTGAAGGATTTAAAGCTGCAGTACTAAGCTCTCACGATAAGTATGAGCCGTTCTTCATTACGAGGTACATTGTAGGCCTTGCTCAAGAGTTTAACCGCTTCTATCATGACAATCCTATAATAACTGATGATATTGAAGTGAAAAAAGCAAGGCTGTTATTGACTAAGTCTGTTAATACGGTGCTTAAAAAAGGTATGGAACTTTTAGGCATGGAAACACCTGAGAGAATGTAA
- a CDS encoding GNAT family N-acetyltransferase, giving the protein MEREIVRLDMDRDFEAFEELSVISFGENTNSKKEMYEWLFEKNPYNKSGNMMYLLKEGDKVIGCDGLLPNELYVNGKVLLTAHSVKSMTHPDYKRQGIFRKMTQNSCERGLQDGVDVVIGLANDQSYPAYQRFGWPTLFEKEVYVKPILITNILKRRIKIGPLAAIGNSIYSTFMKSRLTRVMDKDIKFEILDKVPQSIQQCWDRYKSKYNVCLVRDYKYLNYRYNERPDVDYVTILAKYNGEIVGFAILHNSFANGSKMTSAVEFFTDPTSERFIKALANGVSKYCYDNGIEYVVVGTGLYGEYKKVLLGHGFMLTRKPPKNNMMIANILSDKVTLDEITAHDKWHITQGDGETELDL; this is encoded by the coding sequence ATGGAAAGAGAAATAGTAAGATTAGATATGGACAGAGATTTTGAAGCATTTGAAGAGTTATCGGTGATATCCTTTGGAGAAAATACAAACAGTAAAAAAGAGATGTATGAATGGCTTTTTGAAAAAAATCCTTATAATAAGTCGGGAAACATGATGTATTTGCTAAAAGAAGGAGATAAGGTAATTGGCTGCGACGGGCTTCTTCCGAACGAGCTGTACGTAAACGGAAAAGTTCTTTTAACAGCCCACTCAGTTAAATCAATGACCCATCCTGACTACAAAAGGCAGGGAATATTCAGGAAAATGACGCAGAATTCATGTGAAAGAGGACTTCAAGATGGAGTAGATGTTGTTATAGGCCTTGCTAATGATCAGTCATATCCGGCTTATCAGAGATTCGGCTGGCCTACATTGTTTGAAAAGGAAGTGTATGTAAAACCTATATTAATAACAAATATATTAAAAAGAAGAATAAAGATCGGACCTCTTGCAGCGATAGGCAATTCGATTTATTCTACATTTATGAAGAGCAGACTGACAAGAGTAATGGATAAAGATATTAAATTTGAAATTCTTGACAAAGTTCCTCAAAGCATCCAGCAATGTTGGGATAGATATAAATCAAAATATAATGTATGCCTGGTAAGAGATTATAAGTACCTGAACTATAGATATAATGAAAGACCCGACGTAGATTATGTAACTATACTTGCAAAATATAATGGGGAAATAGTAGGATTTGCTATTTTACACAATTCATTTGCCAATGGTTCTAAGATGACATCTGCGGTGGAGTTCTTTACAGACCCAACAAGCGAGAGATTCATAAAGGCCTTGGCTAACGGAGTCTCAAAATACTGCTATGACAATGGAATTGAATATGTTGTGGTAGGAACGGGACTTTATGGTGAATATAAAAAAGTTTTGCTGGGACATGGGTTTATGCTTACAAGGAAGCCTCCAAAAAATAATATGATGATTGCCAATATACTGTCAGATAAAGTAACTTTAGATGAAATAACCGCCCACGACAAATGGCATATAACTCAGGGAGACGGGGAGACAGAGCTGGATTTGTAA
- the abc-f gene encoding ribosomal protection-like ABC-F family protein, with protein MSLIQVNNLTFRYETNYKNIFENTTFEIDTDWKLGFIGRNGRGKTTLLKLLMGMYKYSGNIEASVKFDYFPFEADVEQNTLETVRNIVAPFTYWEKEMDRCIREKSDSSIKRYGELLDLYAHNDGYIINELIEKEIRKLYVDAEILSRKFDTLSSGEKTKVLIAALFLKKNNFLLIDEPTNHLDLEGRNCVSEYLSQKRGFILVSHDRHFLDSSVDHILSINKCSIEIQKGNFSSWQENKNRQDAYEINKNEKLKREIFNLEESFRRTSGWSDKVEASKIGEHAYDRGAIGHKAAKMMKRAKSIERRKLKSLDEKKKLLNNIEQFDSLKVIPKSYHKDTLIYIDNLSISFNGRKVIENVGFSVSQGDRIALRGKNGSGKSSILKVLLGKNDCYGGTVNIGSNLIISYVPQDTSFLKGSFQNFINDENINESVFRMLMSKFDMYSDDFSKNLEELSEGQKKKVLIAKSLSESAHIYVWDEPLNFIDVYSRIQIQELIENFEPTMIFVEHDYSFNETISTKIVEL; from the coding sequence ATGTCTTTAATACAAGTAAACAATTTGACATTCAGATATGAAACAAACTATAAAAATATATTTGAAAATACAACTTTTGAAATTGATACTGACTGGAAACTCGGATTCATAGGAAGAAACGGCAGGGGAAAAACTACGTTGCTAAAATTGCTTATGGGTATGTATAAGTACAGCGGTAATATAGAGGCTTCTGTAAAGTTTGATTACTTTCCTTTTGAAGCTGACGTTGAACAAAATACTCTTGAAACCGTAAGAAATATAGTAGCTCCTTTCACTTACTGGGAAAAAGAAATGGACCGATGTATTCGCGAAAAATCTGACAGTTCAATTAAAAGATACGGAGAACTGTTGGATTTATATGCCCATAACGACGGATACATTATCAATGAATTAATTGAAAAGGAAATAAGGAAGCTTTATGTTGATGCGGAAATCCTCTCACGTAAATTCGATACCCTCAGCAGCGGTGAAAAAACAAAAGTCCTGATTGCCGCACTGTTTCTGAAGAAAAACAATTTTCTACTTATTGATGAACCTACAAATCATCTGGATTTAGAAGGAAGAAATTGCGTTTCCGAATATCTGAGTCAGAAAAGAGGATTTATATTGGTTTCGCACGACAGACATTTCCTTGACTCCTCGGTTGATCACATACTGTCAATAAACAAATGCAGCATCGAAATTCAGAAAGGAAATTTTTCTAGTTGGCAGGAAAATAAAAATAGGCAGGATGCTTATGAAATAAATAAAAATGAAAAGCTTAAACGTGAAATTTTTAATCTCGAGGAGTCATTCAGGAGAACATCCGGATGGAGTGATAAGGTAGAAGCATCTAAAATAGGAGAACACGCCTATGACAGAGGAGCCATAGGACACAAAGCAGCAAAAATGATGAAAAGGGCAAAGTCCATTGAACGGCGAAAGCTTAAATCTCTTGATGAAAAGAAAAAGCTTCTCAATAATATTGAACAATTTGATTCCCTTAAAGTAATTCCCAAGTCTTATCATAAGGACACTCTTATATATATTGATAATCTAAGTATAAGTTTTAACGGCAGAAAAGTAATTGAGAATGTAGGATTTTCAGTAAGTCAAGGTGATAGAATTGCTTTAAGGGGCAAGAACGGTTCAGGAAAATCAAGCATATTAAAAGTATTGCTTGGTAAGAATGATTGCTATGGCGGAACCGTCAATATAGGTAGCAACTTGATTATATCATATGTTCCGCAAGACACGTCTTTTTTGAAAGGTAGCTTTCAAAATTTCATAAATGACGAAAATATAAATGAAAGTGTCTTCAGAATGTTAATGTCAAAATTTGATATGTATTCGGATGATTTCTCCAAAAATTTAGAGGAGTTAAGCGAAGGTCAGAAAAAGAAGGTATTAATTGCCAAGAGTCTGTCAGAAAGTGCTCATATATATGTTTGGGATGAACCGCTGAACTTTATCGATGTATATTCTAGGATTCAAATACAAGAGCTTATAGAAAATTTCGAGCCGACAATGATTTTTGTAGAACACGATTATTCTTTCAATGAAACTATATCAACTAAAATAGTAGAACTTTAA
- a CDS encoding BadF/BadG/BcrA/BcrD ATPase family protein: protein MKYLIGIDAGGSKSELTAYDLSGNILSEIAGGAGNPAINLESTMNNIISLINKCAAELGKECMLISIGMASVETGNYVELIKKHVEDTCKIETLVFNDGEMACKAYFQENDGILAIAGTGSSCYVQKNGHGEMVGGWGHILGDEGSGYHIVIELFKEIIYNIDKNIELDNLSVQALREIGGSSRSEIMNFIYNNEKDTIAALFPIIAHCGENGDNHAETLLNTAGKNLAELTSTAYKKKGFKGHITIGIKGGVFHNSIVIRQSYINELKKQLKSFSIIEKDISATKAVLYLYSNK, encoded by the coding sequence ATGAAATACTTAATAGGTATAGATGCAGGTGGCAGTAAATCTGAGCTTACGGCATATGATTTAAGCGGAAACATACTGTCAGAAATAGCAGGAGGGGCAGGAAATCCTGCTATAAATCTAGAAAGTACGATGAATAATATTATATCTCTCATAAATAAATGTGCAGCCGAACTTGGAAAAGAATGCATGCTTATTTCAATTGGGATGGCATCAGTAGAAACTGGGAATTATGTCGAATTAATAAAAAAACATGTGGAAGATACATGTAAAATTGAAACTTTGGTTTTTAATGATGGAGAAATGGCTTGTAAAGCATATTTCCAAGAGAATGACGGAATATTGGCAATTGCGGGTACCGGCTCTTCATGCTACGTTCAAAAAAATGGACATGGCGAAATGGTTGGAGGCTGGGGGCATATTTTGGGTGATGAAGGAAGCGGATATCATATAGTAATAGAACTGTTCAAGGAGATAATTTATAACATTGACAAAAATATTGAATTAGATAATTTAAGCGTGCAAGCCCTTAGAGAAATAGGCGGCTCCTCCCGATCCGAAATAATGAATTTCATTTATAATAATGAAAAGGACACCATAGCTGCACTGTTCCCAATAATTGCACACTGTGGAGAAAACGGAGATAATCATGCTGAAACGTTGCTGAATACAGCAGGAAAAAACCTTGCAGAACTTACCTCCACAGCTTATAAGAAAAAGGGATTTAAAGGGCATATTACTATAGGAATAAAAGGCGGCGTGTTTCACAACAGCATAGTAATAAGACAATCGTATATAAATGAGCTTAAGAAACAACTGAAAAGCTTCAGTATAATTGAAAAGGATATTTCCGCAACAAAGGCCGTGCTTTACTTATATAGCAATAAGTAG
- the dctP gene encoding TRAP transporter substrate-binding protein DctP has product MFKKGLLFLLIITLLIGIIGCGKNDKPAQSLGEQVSPEGNADEKITLAVTSAWAEGNTLLFNMDDFAQKVSEKTNGTVEVVWGGGPETIPSYQLVEALKNGIIDIAWTAHTYNVSHVPVMEAMKLTDAEKLRETGGFDFVKDLYKDKLNAHYIAATTNGLTYNLYTKNEITKLEDFQGLTIRATPAYQAFVDGLGAGVVNTAPGEAYQALERNVIQGYGWPSVGVKDFGWQEVSKYIIQPAFYNVDVCIMMSDKAWNKLSKNQQNAIVEAGKEIEAASNEYYVKAIADENDILTAEGMVELTLPSDVADAYYKLAYEKGWESALRVDPENGMKLKELSE; this is encoded by the coding sequence ATGTTTAAGAAAGGCTTGCTATTTTTATTGATTATCACGTTGCTAATTGGGATAATTGGATGCGGAAAAAACGATAAACCTGCACAATCTTTAGGTGAACAAGTTTCTCCTGAGGGAAATGCTGATGAAAAGATAACACTTGCAGTTACATCCGCATGGGCTGAAGGTAATACACTTTTATTCAACATGGATGATTTTGCACAAAAAGTGTCAGAAAAAACAAATGGTACAGTTGAAGTTGTATGGGGCGGAGGCCCGGAGACAATACCAAGCTATCAACTCGTTGAAGCTCTAAAAAATGGGATAATAGATATAGCGTGGACAGCTCATACTTATAATGTTTCTCATGTTCCTGTCATGGAAGCAATGAAATTAACTGATGCAGAAAAACTGAGAGAAACAGGAGGATTTGATTTTGTTAAAGACTTATATAAAGATAAACTTAATGCTCATTATATAGCTGCAACTACAAACGGATTAACATATAATTTGTATACAAAAAATGAAATTACTAAACTTGAAGATTTCCAAGGTTTGACTATTAGGGCAACTCCTGCATACCAAGCCTTCGTAGACGGATTAGGCGCCGGTGTTGTAAATACTGCTCCTGGAGAGGCATATCAAGCATTGGAGCGTAATGTTATCCAAGGTTATGGATGGCCGAGCGTAGGTGTAAAAGATTTTGGATGGCAGGAAGTGTCTAAATATATAATCCAACCAGCTTTCTACAATGTAGATGTATGTATTATGATGAGTGACAAAGCTTGGAATAAACTAAGCAAAAACCAGCAAAATGCAATAGTAGAAGCAGGCAAAGAAATTGAAGCCGCTTCGAATGAATACTACGTAAAAGCAATTGCTGATGAAAATGATATATTAACAGCAGAGGGTATGGTGGAGCTTACTTTACCATCAGATGTTGCAGATGCTTATTATAAGTTAGCTTATGAAAAGGGATGGGAAAGTGCTCTTAGAGTAGATCCTGAAAATGGTATGAAATTAAAGGAACTTTCCGAATAA
- a CDS encoding TRAP transporter large permease subunit, whose protein sequence is MEWYLVLVLIFFVLVAVMLTGLPIAFSFILVSSAIMFKMQGAFGIRQLVLGMYDQVAQFSLTPIPFFMIMGEVFYQSGLVSRTLDSLAKFVKKVPGRLSIITLLGGGVFAALSGSVVANTAMFGSLMLPEMMNRGYSKKLITGSIMASGALAMVIPPSALAVLLGSISGISVGKILIGAILPGVLLMAMYIGYVMVVCIINPEMAPAYNVEDSTLKEMLLGALKDIVPLIFIFLVVMGIIFTGIGTPTEAAAIGALSSYILTIMYRKFSWKLVYKTLVDSLKVTAMVLIIIAGSAGFSQILAMTGASREAVVAIMGMSTSPFIIISTMLLIIVALGFFMEQTAIMMITLPIMMPVIISLGVNTIWFAVLYLICLQIGQLTPPVGLALFTMKGVSPPEVTMRDIYDGAIPFVTMDVLALLLMAVIPPIVTWLPSLY, encoded by the coding sequence TTGGAGTGGTATTTAGTATTAGTTCTAATTTTCTTTGTTCTTGTAGCCGTAATGCTGACTGGGTTACCTATTGCATTTAGTTTTATTCTTGTATCTTCTGCTATTATGTTTAAGATGCAGGGTGCATTCGGAATTCGTCAGCTTGTATTAGGAATGTATGATCAAGTAGCTCAGTTTTCACTGACCCCAATACCGTTTTTTATGATAATGGGTGAAGTTTTTTATCAATCCGGATTAGTGTCAAGAACTCTGGATTCGCTGGCCAAGTTCGTTAAAAAGGTTCCGGGAAGATTAAGTATCATTACTTTACTTGGAGGCGGCGTATTTGCTGCACTATCCGGTTCAGTTGTTGCGAACACGGCAATGTTTGGCTCCCTGATGCTTCCTGAAATGATGAACAGGGGATATTCAAAGAAATTAATAACTGGTTCAATAATGGCTTCCGGAGCTCTGGCCATGGTAATTCCACCAAGTGCATTAGCAGTTTTGCTAGGAAGCATTTCAGGAATTTCAGTAGGTAAGATATTAATAGGTGCAATACTTCCTGGAGTATTATTGATGGCTATGTATATTGGATATGTTATGGTGGTATGCATTATTAATCCTGAAATGGCACCGGCATACAATGTAGAAGATTCTACTTTAAAGGAAATGCTATTAGGAGCGTTGAAGGATATTGTACCCTTAATCTTTATATTCCTTGTTGTAATGGGAATTATATTTACTGGAATAGGTACGCCAACAGAAGCAGCAGCAATTGGTGCTTTAAGTTCTTACATTTTAACAATTATGTATAGAAAATTTTCTTGGAAATTAGTGTACAAAACTCTGGTTGATTCCTTAAAAGTAACTGCAATGGTATTGATTATAATTGCAGGTTCAGCAGGGTTTAGTCAAATATTAGCTATGACAGGTGCAAGTAGAGAAGCTGTTGTAGCTATAATGGGAATGTCAACGTCTCCATTTATAATTATTTCTACAATGCTTTTGATTATTGTTGCCCTAGGTTTCTTTATGGAACAAACAGCAATCATGATGATAACGTTACCTATTATGATGCCAGTAATTATAAGTTTAGGAGTAAATACAATTTGGTTTGCAGTTCTTTACCTAATATGTTTACAGATAGGTCAACTTACTCCACCAGTTGGACTAGCACTGTTTACTATGAAGGGAGTATCACCTCCAGAAGTAACAATGCGCGATATATATGACGGAGCCATACCGTTTGTTACAATGGACGTATTGGCGTTGCTCTTAATGGCGGTAATACCACCAATTGTTACTTGGTTGCCAAGTCTATATTAA
- a CDS encoding TRAP transporter small permease, which translates to MKTINRVIDICISVLSGIAALALAFLLIGICYSTFSRVVFNKPLSNLVEYSTYSLLYVTFLGSPQILKNKGHINLDILINALPTKVNNILSMVVNFVGAIISACIFCFGYLVVSDNYNFKIKVMDSMGTPQWLLTIVIPLGMFFITIQFIRNFVSDYEEFKKYKKVV; encoded by the coding sequence ATGAAAACAATTAATCGAGTAATTGATATTTGCATATCAGTTCTATCAGGAATTGCAGCATTAGCTTTGGCTTTCCTGCTGATTGGTATATGTTATTCGACTTTTTCAAGAGTGGTTTTTAATAAGCCACTTTCGAACTTAGTTGAGTATTCAACATACAGTTTATTATACGTTACATTCTTAGGGTCACCTCAGATATTGAAAAATAAAGGGCATATAAATCTCGACATATTAATAAATGCCTTACCGACAAAAGTAAACAATATCTTGTCAATGGTTGTTAATTTTGTTGGTGCTATTATATCTGCATGTATTTTTTGCTTTGGATATTTAGTAGTATCAGATAACTATAATTTCAAAATTAAGGTAATGGATTCTATGGGGACACCACAGTGGTTACTCACAATTGTTATCCCGTTAGGTATGTTCTTTATCACTATTCAATTCATTAGAAATTTCGTTAGTGATTATGAAGAGTTCAAGAAATACAAAAAAGTAGTTTAA
- a CDS encoding thiamine pyrophosphate-dependent enzyme, translating to MSIAEKMASYEDMVGPGITACLGCNVELSMRTALQILGPNTIVAVPPGCMGGVQSVGWADKTGMKIPVFFPLLDNTASMLTGIKKYYERIGRDVNAVAFAGDGASLDAGFQALSGAAERGDNIIYICYDNEGYMNTGFQRSSSTSLGSWTSTTPVGTKSHGKTSHKKDMPLIMAAHGIPYMATASPAYMPDLIKKIEKAKNVKNGLAYIHIYNSCATGWGYESEKSIDIVRKGVQSRFMPIYEFENGKYKLNIDVKNPISLKDYLYSMKKYKHVSEEQIAQLQEYVDEKWDNLKKLCDTSE from the coding sequence ATGTCTATAGCAGAAAAAATGGCGTCATATGAAGATATGGTGGGTCCTGGCATTACTGCCTGTTTAGGATGCAATGTTGAGCTTTCCATGAGAACAGCATTACAAATATTAGGACCTAATACAATAGTAGCAGTTCCTCCAGGATGCATGGGAGGAGTACAGAGTGTAGGTTGGGCAGATAAGACCGGTATGAAAATTCCTGTGTTCTTTCCACTACTTGACAATACTGCCTCTATGCTTACAGGAATAAAGAAATATTATGAACGCATAGGCAGAGATGTGAATGCAGTTGCATTTGCAGGGGACGGTGCATCTTTAGATGCCGGCTTCCAAGCATTATCAGGAGCTGCGGAAAGAGGAGACAATATAATATACATTTGTTATGATAATGAAGGTTATATGAATACCGGATTCCAAAGAAGCAGTTCGACATCTTTAGGATCATGGACATCGACTACTCCGGTAGGAACAAAAAGTCACGGCAAAACATCTCATAAGAAAGATATGCCTTTGATAATGGCGGCACACGGAATTCCTTATATGGCAACAGCGTCACCGGCATATATGCCTGACTTAATTAAGAAAATTGAAAAAGCAAAAAATGTGAAGAATGGACTAGCTTATATTCACATATACAATAGTTGTGCAACAGGTTGGGGATATGAATCCGAAAAAAGTATCGATATTGTTAGAAAAGGAGTTCAGTCAAGATTTATGCCAATTTACGAATTTGAAAACGGTAAATATAAGTTGAATATTGACGTTAAGAACCCCATTTCGTTAAAAGATTATTTGTATTCAATGAAAAAATACAAGCACGTTAGTGAGGAGCAAATAGCCCAACTACAGGAATACGTTGATGAGAAATGGGATAATCTCAAAAAACTTTGTGATACGTCTGAATAA
- a CDS encoding phenylglyoxylate dehydrogenase, which produces MKNIKVLDGNHAAAIGAILSKPDVVAAYPITPQTPLVQHFSQYVADGVMDSTIVEPESEHSAMSVLTGASLAGARTFTATSSQGLALMYEPYFRASTMRLPIVMNIVNREMISPQSVWGGPQDSLTVRDAGWIQIYVEDNQEILDMTIQAFKIAENNDVLLPINICYDGFYLSHMTEGVEVPLQEEVNAFLPPYKPTHVKLDPETPMAVDPLTPGNYLQYYRELHMAAMDNAKRVIKEVNDEFAKKFGRDYFGLVEPYRMEDAEYVLVTLGSLTGSARIAVDLAREKGVKCGLIKIRSLRPFPVDEVNEFLKNAKAIGVIDRNVSFGWHTGIVYQEIKSAISSLDPIPTVPFIGGLGGEDLTTNLMVEALDSVIKAGENKQLENRAHWLINRKGR; this is translated from the coding sequence ATGAAAAATATTAAAGTTTTAGATGGAAACCATGCAGCAGCTATAGGTGCAATTCTTTCAAAACCGGATGTGGTAGCTGCATATCCGATAACACCTCAAACTCCATTAGTTCAACATTTTAGTCAATATGTTGCAGATGGTGTAATGGATTCTACAATCGTAGAGCCGGAATCAGAACATTCTGCTATGAGTGTATTAACCGGAGCTTCCCTTGCCGGAGCAAGGACATTCACAGCTACATCTTCACAGGGACTGGCGTTAATGTATGAACCATATTTTAGGGCATCTACAATGAGATTGCCAATAGTAATGAATATTGTAAACAGAGAAATGATATCACCTCAATCAGTTTGGGGAGGACCTCAAGATTCACTTACGGTTAGGGATGCCGGGTGGATACAGATTTATGTTGAAGATAACCAAGAAATTTTAGACATGACTATCCAGGCATTTAAGATTGCGGAAAATAATGACGTTTTATTACCAATAAATATATGCTATGACGGGTTTTATTTGTCACATATGACTGAAGGTGTAGAAGTTCCATTACAGGAAGAAGTTAATGCATTTTTACCTCCATACAAACCAACTCATGTGAAGCTTGATCCGGAAACTCCAATGGCTGTTGACCCGTTAACACCAGGAAACTATCTGCAATATTACAGAGAACTTCATATGGCGGCTATGGATAATGCAAAAAGAGTTATTAAGGAAGTTAATGATGAATTTGCTAAAAAATTTGGCAGGGATTATTTTGGGCTTGTAGAGCCATATAGAATGGAAGATGCCGAATATGTCCTGGTAACATTAGGCTCTTTGACCGGATCTGCAAGAATAGCTGTTGATTTGGCAAGGGAGAAAGGTGTTAAATGCGGACTTATAAAAATAAGATCACTAAGACCATTCCCGGTTGATGAGGTAAATGAATTCCTTAAAAATGCTAAAGCAATTGGAGTAATAGATCGTAACGTAAGCTTTGGCTGGCACACAGGTATTGTTTATCAAGAAATAAAATCCGCTATAAGCAGCTTAGATCCTATTCCGACAGTACCATTCATAGGTGGTTTAGGCGGAGAAGACTTGACAACTAATCTAATGGTTGAAGCTTTGGATAGTGTTATCAAAGCAGGAGAAAATAAACAACTTGAAAATAGAGCCCACTGGCTAATTAACAGAAAGGGGAGATAA
- a CDS encoding 4Fe-4S binding protein: MIKTDFICAVGKELNIINTGSWKVYPPVIQHDKCKKCGMCLLYCPTNSVKLIDGSYHIDLEFCKGCGVCIHECPAKAIEYIKEEQE; this comes from the coding sequence ATGATTAAAACTGACTTTATATGTGCTGTAGGAAAGGAATTGAATATTATCAATACCGGCAGCTGGAAAGTTTATCCACCAGTTATACAGCACGATAAATGTAAAAAATGCGGAATGTGTTTATTGTATTGTCCAACCAATTCTGTTAAGTTAATTGATGGAAGTTATCATATTGATTTAGAATTTTGTAAAGGATGTGGTGTGTGTATTCATGAATGTCCTGCAAAAGCTATTGAATATATTAAGGAGGAGCAGGAGTAG